A genomic stretch from Coffea arabica cultivar ET-39 chromosome 10c, Coffea Arabica ET-39 HiFi, whole genome shotgun sequence includes:
- the LOC140015568 gene encoding uncharacterized protein, with protein MGSLSVLDEQLQYPAARRDDSVVDNYHGVPVSDPYRWLEDPDSEETKEFVEKQVKLTDSVLKTCETREKLREKITALFDFPRYDAPFRAANKYFYFHNTGLQPQSVLYVQDGLDGKPEVLLDPNTLSEDGTVALRAYAVSEDAEYLAYGISSSGSDWVTIQVLRIQDKHVLPDTVSWVKFSNISWTHDSKGFFYSRYPAPKEGDNLDAGTETNANLNHELYYHFLSTDQSEDILCWKDPDNPKHTRSASVTEDGQYVLLYTFETCDPVNKVYYCDLSALPDGLENYKETNNLLPFVKLVDSFDASYLDVANDGSVFTFRTNKDAPRYKLVRVDLKVPTSWTEVLQESEKDVLESVVAVNGDQIVVSYLSDVKNVLQIRDLKTGSLLHHLPVDIGTVCQISARRKDNIVFIHFTSFLVPGIIYKCNLGGGAPEISIFREIIVPGFDRSQFVVNQVFVPSKDGTLIPMFVVSKKDISLDGSNPCLLYAYGGFDISITPSFSVSRIVIARHLDAIFCIANIRGGGEYGEEWHKAGSLAKKQNCFDDFASCAKYLISTGYTQPRKLCIEGGSNGGLLVGASINQRPDLFGCALAHVGVMDMLRFHKFTIGHAWTSDYGCSEKEKEFHWLFKYSPLHNVRRPWEQSPDQVSQYPATMLLTADHDDRVVPLHSLKFLATLQYELCTGLESSPQTNPIISRIERKAGHGAGRPTQKMIDEAADRYAFMAKVLGATWVD; from the exons ATGGGTTCTTTGTCTGTTCTTGACGAGCAATTGCAATACCCCGCTGCCCGTCGGGACGATTCTGTCGTCGACAACTACCACGGCGTTCCTGTCTCCGACCCTTACCGATG GCTTGAGGACCCAGACTCTGAGGAGACGAAGGAATTTGTGGAGAAGCAGGTCAAACTAACGGATTCTGTGCTCAAGACTTGCGAGACCAGAGAAAAGCTTCGTGAAAAGATTACAGCACTCTTCGATTTCCCCCGCTATGATGCTCCTTTTAGGGCTGCTAACAAGTACTTTTACTTTCACAACACGGGTCTTCAACCCCAAAGTGTTCTCTACGTTCAG GATGGTTTGGATGGAAAGCCGGAGGTGCTGCTTGATCCTAACACGTTGAGCGAGGATGGAACTGTGGCATTGAGGGCTTACGCTGTCAGCGAGGATGCTGAGTACTTGGCTTATGGGATCAGTTCCAGTGGGAGTGATTGGGTAACCATTCAAGTCTTGCGGATTCAAGACAAGCATGTGCTACCCGATACTGTTTCCTGG GTTAAGTTTTCGAATATCAGTTGGACCCATGATAGCAAAGGATTTTTCTATAGCCGATACCCTGCTCCAAA GGAGGGAGATAATCTGGATGCTGGGACAGAGACCAATGCCAACCTAAATCACGAGTTGTATTATCATTTCTTGTCTACTGACCAGTCTGAAGATATCTTATGTTGGAAAGATCCTGACAATCCAAAGCATACGCGTTCAGCGTCTGTTACGGAAGACGGCCAG TATGTGCTCCTATATACTTTCGAGACCTGTGATCCTGTGAACAAAGTTTATTATTGTGACTTATCTGCACTTCCAGACGGGCTTGAAAATTATAAAGAAACAAACAATCTGCTTCCCTTTGTGAAGCTTGTTGACAGTTTTGATGCTTCTTACCTAGATGTTGCAAATGATGGTTCTGTTTTCACGTTCCGGACTAATAAGGATGCTCCAAGGTACAAACTTGTCCGAGTAGATCTGAAAGTACCAACTTCTTGGACTGAAGTCCTTCAAGAATCTGAAAAAGATGTGCTCGAATCAGTTGTTGCTGTCAATGGAGATCAAATTGTCGTTAGTTATTTGAGCGACGTAAAGAATGTTTTGCAGATAAGGGACTTGAAAACAGGTTCTCTCCTGCATCATTTACCAGTTGACATAGGGACAGTGTGTCAGATTTCTGCTCGGCGCAAGGATAACATCGTCTTTATTCATTTTACAAGCTTCCTTGTCCCTGGCATTATTTACAAATGTAATCTAGGAGGTGGGGCCCCAGAAATCAGCATATTCCGAGAAATCATAGTTCCTGGTTTTGATCGGTCCCAGTTTGTAGTTAATCAG GTTTTTGTGCCTAGCAAGGATGGCACTCTGATCCCAATGTTTGTGGTGTCAAAGAAGGACATTTCCTTGGATGGATCAAACCCTTGTTTACTGTACGCTTATGGTGGTTTTGATATTAGTATTACACCATCATTTAGTGTTTCTCGTATAGTGATTGCAAGACATTTGGATGCCATATTCTGTATTGCAAATATTCGTGGTGGCGGAGAGTATGGAGAAGAATGGCATAAAGCTGGATCCCTCGCAAAAAAGCAGAATTGTTTCGATGACTTTGCTTCTTGTGCTAAATATCTTATATCTACTGGTTATACGCAACCTAGAAAGTTGTGCATTGAAGGTGGGAGCAATGGTGGGCTGCTTGTTGGGGCTTCCATCAATCAG AGACCTGATCTTTTTGGCTGCGCTCTTGCCCATGTTGGCGTTATGGACATGCTTAGATTTCACAAGTTCACTATTG GCCATGCATGGACCTCTGATTATGGTTGTTCTGAGAAGGAGAAAGAGTTTCATTGGCTTTTCAA GTACTCACCACTGCACAATGTTAGAAGACCATGGGAACAATCTCCTGATCAGGTTTCTCAGTACCCCGCCACAATGCTATTAACAGCTGATCATGATGATCGAGTTGTGCCGTTGCACTCACTGAAGTTTTTGGCG ACGCTGCAGTATGAACTCTGCACTGGTTTGGAGAGCAGTCCTCAGACCAACCCAATCATCAGTCGTATCGAACGGAAAGCTGGACACGGAGCTGGTCGTCCGACACAGAAAATG ATTGATGAAGCTGCAGATAGATATGCCTTCATGGCAAAGGTTTTGGGTGCAACCTGGGTAGATTAG